The following coding sequences lie in one Pontibacter sp. G13 genomic window:
- a CDS encoding TonB-dependent receptor plug domain-containing protein produces the protein MFRNLLLVLGWTLLISLQIHAQTISVQADKEPLAEVLYQLRDRYQIQFLFNSEDLTACRITLHATFDHPDDALAALVAPCRLKVERKGEIYVISAPTEFIPPAPKITHRLFSGTVLDKVSGEPLPSSLIHCNGKLILTDETGYFSFKTSENHERVRISYLGYSSLDTLLKADKLHHISMNPVDWQINEIVVQSDPTRYEWDEWPISGLVKLNHQISRFLPGSIDHGLYNMLRLQPGILAAGEQSNDYTIWGSYPGQSAVYYDHIRLFSLNSFDDNQSVVHPLMLKEIQVLKGGFGVEYENSVGGIVDITGKQGNLHQLEATANINNRAASGYLNVPLGSLFTLQAAYRRTFPDLFSPQPNEESERDDILFFSSENQFQDLNLKLSGTTNGRNRIYLTALASDDNFEYDFSHDGRKHEERQNKRTQLGGSAVYHAFYQQGGYSTTIASYSDLESQHESEQEFSDPNQPDLEYSTETELANRIQETSIKHLHVFPARGIHSWKVSGAFVRNFAQYDYTLDSLELEDATADLNRLSLFTEDILSLSDKVTIQAGLRGDFLLDNRKMYLQPRIRAAIALNHRWGLHAALGRYTQFFHKTTIFENVQSVLSLWGILDSDLTPPSTSTHGVLGATMQSQKLEVRIEGYCKDLQNLYTYSLRRGTPALDLQSGKGRFYGMDVSMKARMAKHEYWLSYALSSAMESFPLINFGEYQLAPHNQTHELKGAAVWDFSPIHFSANYVWGSGLEFTRGAKSKGTLPYSRLDAALLYKLPFKDFQGQLGLSALNVLNSFNAKYHNTILFPNDREAFSRGIPFTFLTNLYVAF, from the coding sequence TTGTTCCGAAATCTACTACTCGTACTGGGTTGGACCCTATTGATTTCCCTCCAAATTCATGCCCAAACCATTAGCGTTCAGGCAGACAAGGAACCTTTGGCTGAAGTGTTGTACCAATTGCGGGATCGGTATCAAATCCAGTTTTTGTTCAACAGTGAAGATCTTACAGCATGTCGTATTACGTTACACGCGACCTTTGACCATCCAGATGATGCCCTCGCCGCGCTTGTGGCACCGTGCAGATTGAAGGTCGAGCGAAAAGGAGAAATCTACGTGATCTCGGCCCCAACCGAATTCATCCCTCCTGCACCGAAGATTACCCATCGATTGTTTTCCGGAACGGTCCTCGACAAGGTGAGTGGGGAACCCCTTCCCTCCTCTCTGATCCACTGCAATGGCAAGCTGATCCTGACAGACGAGACGGGTTATTTTTCCTTCAAAACCTCCGAAAATCACGAGCGGGTACGAATCTCCTATCTGGGGTATTCCTCCTTAGACACCCTGCTCAAAGCTGACAAGCTCCATCATATCTCCATGAATCCCGTTGATTGGCAGATCAACGAAATCGTGGTCCAATCCGATCCTACCCGCTACGAATGGGATGAATGGCCAATCTCGGGCCTTGTCAAACTCAATCACCAGATCAGTCGATTTCTTCCCGGCAGCATCGATCACGGACTGTACAATATGCTGAGACTACAGCCCGGCATCCTAGCCGCTGGTGAGCAAAGCAACGACTACACCATCTGGGGTTCCTACCCGGGCCAAAGCGCAGTCTATTACGATCACATCCGACTCTTCAGTCTCAATAGCTTCGATGACAACCAAAGTGTAGTTCATCCCTTGATGCTCAAGGAGATCCAAGTACTCAAGGGTGGGTTTGGCGTGGAATATGAAAACAGTGTGGGAGGCATCGTCGATATCACCGGAAAACAAGGTAATCTGCACCAACTTGAAGCCACTGCCAATATCAATAATCGAGCTGCCAGTGGCTACCTCAACGTACCCCTCGGATCTCTGTTTACCCTCCAAGCAGCATACCGAAGAACCTTCCCGGACTTATTTTCCCCACAGCCCAATGAGGAGTCGGAACGCGATGACATCCTGTTTTTCAGCTCCGAAAACCAGTTCCAAGACCTCAACCTCAAACTATCGGGCACTACCAATGGCCGTAATCGTATATATCTCACCGCCTTGGCGAGCGACGATAACTTCGAATACGACTTTTCTCACGATGGTCGCAAGCATGAGGAGCGACAAAATAAACGTACCCAATTAGGCGGTTCGGCCGTGTACCACGCCTTTTACCAGCAGGGTGGGTATTCCACCACCATTGCGTCCTATTCCGACCTCGAATCCCAACATGAATCCGAGCAAGAATTTTCTGATCCCAACCAACCCGATCTGGAATATTCCACCGAGACAGAACTCGCTAATCGAATTCAGGAAACGTCTATCAAGCACCTGCATGTCTTTCCTGCAAGGGGGATTCATAGCTGGAAGGTGTCTGGTGCTTTTGTCAGAAATTTCGCGCAATACGACTACACCTTGGACTCGCTGGAATTGGAGGATGCAACTGCAGACTTGAATCGGCTGAGTTTGTTCACGGAAGACATCCTCTCCCTGTCCGACAAGGTGACCATTCAGGCCGGACTCCGGGGAGATTTTCTGCTGGACAATCGGAAGATGTATCTACAGCCGAGGATCAGAGCGGCCATCGCCCTCAATCATCGGTGGGGCCTACATGCAGCATTAGGTAGGTACACCCAATTCTTCCACAAAACCACCATCTTCGAGAATGTGCAATCTGTCTTGAGTCTTTGGGGGATTCTAGACTCGGACCTGACGCCCCCCAGCACCTCCACACATGGAGTTTTGGGGGCGACCATGCAAAGCCAAAAGCTGGAGGTTCGGATAGAAGGATATTGCAAGGACCTTCAAAATCTCTACACCTATTCACTCAGGCGAGGAACACCAGCACTTGACCTTCAATCCGGCAAAGGTAGGTTCTACGGCATGGATGTGTCGATGAAGGCGCGCATGGCCAAACATGAATATTGGCTTTCATACGCCCTCTCCAGTGCGATGGAATCATTTCCGCTAATCAATTTCGGGGAATATCAACTCGCTCCACACAACCAAACCCACGAGTTGAAAGGAGCTGCCGTCTGGGATTTTTCCCCAATTCATTTTTCCGCCAACTATGTTTGGGGCTCAGGACTCGAATTCACCAGAGGCGCCAAATCCAAAGGCACGCTGCCCTACAGTCGGCTCGACGCGGCCCTGCTGTACAAGCTCCCGTTCAAGGATTTTCAAGGCCAGCTGGGACTGTCAGCCCTGAATGTCCTCAATTCCTTCAATGCCAAATACCACAATACCATTCTCTTCCCAAATGACCGTGAAGCCTTTTCCCGAGGAATACCTTTTACCTTCTTGACCAATCTCTACGTGGCATTTTGA
- a CDS encoding FecR domain-containing protein, with protein MQPHRKPIDRFEDLEPDFQKSDAALWASISDKMEQRPPAKTIRMNRVWYAVAAGFLLLIGLAGFLRFYPHTVTAPLGAQLTHELPDGSSVELNAGTELSYHPLWWSISRELNLTGEAFFEVESGNSFTVHSPEGQTSVLGTSFNIFARDGAYRVFCQTGKVRVADPAGNETFIITAGESVSFDRKGQSGNKRTDTGEVHTAWRTGKLSFKEMPLDKVFEEIERQYKVQIQAPESVGNLRFGAYFQKPETPQEALDLICGQFGLAYRQDQPDSFTISPK; from the coding sequence ATGCAACCACACCGTAAGCCCATTGATCGATTTGAAGATCTCGAACCCGATTTCCAAAAATCGGATGCTGCGCTCTGGGCTTCCATTTCCGATAAAATGGAGCAACGCCCGCCTGCCAAAACCATCCGGATGAACCGAGTATGGTATGCGGTAGCGGCTGGGTTCCTTCTGTTGATTGGATTGGCCGGATTCCTACGGTTCTATCCCCATACCGTAACTGCTCCCTTAGGAGCTCAATTGACCCACGAACTCCCAGATGGTTCTTCTGTGGAACTGAATGCAGGCACAGAGCTCTCCTATCATCCGCTTTGGTGGAGCATCAGTCGCGAGCTCAACTTGACTGGAGAAGCATTTTTCGAGGTAGAATCGGGCAACTCATTCACCGTCCATTCCCCTGAGGGACAAACGTCTGTATTGGGCACAAGCTTCAATATTTTTGCTCGGGATGGTGCCTATCGGGTCTTTTGCCAGACGGGAAAAGTCCGTGTTGCCGACCCAGCTGGAAATGAAACCTTCATCATCACGGCTGGCGAATCAGTCTCTTTTGACCGAAAGGGCCAATCGGGAAATAAGCGGACGGATACCGGAGAAGTCCATACTGCATGGAGAACCGGAAAGCTGAGTTTCAAGGAAATGCCATTGGACAAAGTTTTTGAAGAGATTGAACGTCAATACAAAGTTCAGATACAGGCGCCCGAGTCGGTTGGGAATTTGAGGTTTGGCGCTTATTTTCAGAAACCAGAAACTCCACAAGAGGCACTGGATCTGATCTGTGGACAATTCGGACTGGCCTATCGGCAAGATCAACCGGATTCGTTCACCATTTCCCCAAAGTAA
- a CDS encoding RNA polymerase sigma factor: protein MDKTLFEHIYTQHVGEIRRHLYYRSGREEIANDLTQETFLKVWEGSYEYDPQKIRALLFKIAGGLFLDFVRREKLQIDHLEAFSFKLKESVAPDPDATFYLQQCEQALLVLTEKERTVFLLNRMDGLTYPDIAESLGLSVKAIEKRMSKALKKLKTHLNATTP, encoded by the coding sequence TTGGACAAAACGCTATTCGAACATATCTACACCCAGCATGTAGGAGAAATCCGCCGGCACCTGTACTACAGATCCGGTCGGGAGGAGATTGCCAATGATCTGACGCAGGAGACCTTTCTCAAGGTCTGGGAAGGCTCTTATGAGTATGATCCACAAAAGATCCGCGCACTCCTGTTTAAAATTGCGGGAGGACTATTTTTGGATTTCGTACGCCGGGAGAAGCTGCAAATAGATCATTTGGAGGCGTTTTCCTTCAAGCTCAAGGAATCCGTTGCGCCCGACCCCGATGCGACCTTTTACCTGCAGCAATGTGAGCAGGCCCTGCTGGTATTGACTGAAAAGGAGCGAACCGTCTTTCTGCTCAACCGAATGGATGGTCTCACTTATCCGGACATCGCCGAGTCGCTGGGACTGAGCGTCAAAGCCATTGAGAAACGGATGAGCAAGGCCCTGAAAAAGCTAAAAACCCATTTGAATGCAACCACACCGTAA
- a CDS encoding SH3 domain-containing protein yields the protein MNRLFFLLLAWLGSAPLFAQVPADQTYLDPSFGAFRHQLMNCVLNQDTSCLKELLADTVMESKDGCDYPGCPKDKFIQYLFGDPQYAQTQWDLLKVYLRFGFISVSTQAEKEKSAFAFPRGQKVEGRIFQAPIYLNAVDRQIQMLILGENVNIRKSPSTSAPVVKRVSFEVVNCDCGIEHVTEETFVHTEGRDWIQVLNADREVIGYVAQSLTSFQYSRILTIAKVDGDWKIISFFQLPGC from the coding sequence ATGAATCGCTTATTCTTCCTCCTCTTGGCATGGCTAGGTAGTGCACCGCTATTTGCCCAAGTACCCGCCGATCAGACGTATCTTGATCCTTCATTCGGCGCTTTTCGGCACCAGCTCATGAACTGCGTATTGAATCAAGATACCTCGTGCCTCAAGGAATTGCTGGCCGATACCGTCATGGAGAGTAAAGACGGCTGCGACTACCCCGGCTGTCCAAAAGACAAATTCATCCAGTATCTATTTGGAGACCCCCAATACGCCCAGACACAATGGGATCTCCTAAAGGTCTATCTGAGATTTGGGTTCATCTCGGTGTCCACCCAAGCTGAAAAGGAGAAAAGTGCGTTCGCTTTCCCCAGGGGCCAAAAGGTGGAAGGCAGGATCTTCCAAGCCCCCATCTACCTGAATGCAGTGGACCGACAGATTCAGATGCTCATCTTGGGAGAAAATGTCAACATCCGCAAATCTCCCAGCACCTCTGCGCCGGTCGTCAAGCGAGTATCTTTTGAGGTCGTCAACTGCGATTGCGGCATCGAGCATGTGACGGAGGAGACCTTTGTCCATACTGAAGGAAGAGACTGGATTCAAGTACTCAATGCGGACCGCGAGGTGATCGGATATGTCGCCCAAAGCCTGACCTCGTTTCAGTATAGCCGCATATTGACCATCGCGAAAGTTGACGGCGATTGGAAGATCATATCCTTTTTCCAGCTTCCCGGTTGCTAG